AAAACTATTTTGGAATTGTTAAAATATAAGATTCATAAATGGAGGAAAGCTAGCCGACTCGCTCTCTAAAGTTGAACCAACAAGTAGTTTCAGTGTAGACAGGAAAGTTTGTGGAGTATATCAAGTTCATGTGCCAATGCCTAACCTCTTACGAGAGAAATACTGCTACGGAAGTACAAGCAGAACAAAGAAGAGTTAAACTTTCCCTGCCTCCTTCCTCATCCTAACTAAGAATTAAAATACTTAGCCGTAAATAACATGTTATCTTTCACATAAGATCTCATACAATAAAATGAAGTACACAAGCGGAGAATATAATGATTAGTAGATATCAACAATGGGTCAATAACCACCCAACAGAAACTTACTTCTTTTAGCCTTGCCTCCGAAAGAGCAGcttgcttttctttttcaagttgaatttcaacATCTTCAAACAGTTTTTTATGACCTTCTTCTATTCGCCTCTCTATTTCCAGCTTAACTTCCTCTGAACTTAACTTTTCCTCGACCCTTTTCCTTATTTCTTCCTCCAATCTCTTTGCAGTTTCCTCTTCTAATTGCTTGAGTTCTGCCTCTAGCTGTAACCTGAAAGTTattcaattaattcaaaatacaGTGAGCACATGAAATAAAACCATAACTTTTTCAAAACTTCCACATTTGAATAGAAAAAACAAGTACGTTAAAGCAACAGGCATGCTGCACAATGTATCTTGAAACATAATAGCCTGGAATGCCAAGAAATatcaccaatgaccaagatgtGAGGCAAAAATGTACGGCACATTTTTCAGAGGGTTTCAGACCCACAGAAAATCAAGTAATAATCTTCTCTTAATAACCCAACATGTCAAGAGTCTACAGTGGTTGAATACTACACTAAAACCTTCTGGATAAATATGTTAACAACATTCCAAGTGTATCCCCACAAGTGGGTTCTGAGGAGGATAGTGTGTACACAGCCTTTCCCCTACCTTGAGTAGACAGGCTGTTTCCAACAGACCCTCGGCCCCAAGTAAAGCATATCAAAAATCAAGTATGTATAGCAATGTATAAATATGTTCACATGAGCATTAATTTTGTATAAGTGCACTCTGGATAACTTCACAATGATATATAAGCACAAAAAACGACGACATAAAAAGATACAgctacatacacacacacatattagCTTAGTTTACTTACACTCGACTTCTTTAACTTACAGACTAGATCAAACCTCCGGAATGCAACAACTTACAGAAGCTCACTATAGTTGAGTACTTGGGAGTAACCTTAGGACATAGACTAGAGCCAAAGGAACATCATAACAGTATCAATCACATCTAACaaaccttttcttttcttcttcttcttttttcaatttttcagcAGCACTTTTACGCTCAGTGGATGTAAGACTAGGACTTCGAGACTTGGCTATAGGAGACTCTGAGGAACTGTGACTTCGTCGTCTCCTATGACGCCTAGTCGTCGGGGACCGACTTCTTTTGCGCCTTGTAGCTGGAGAACGGCTCCGACGGCGGTGAGGTGTACCAGAGCGACTCTTTCTCCTGCAGAACATAACAATAGTAACTAAAATGCATATATGTGATAATGTGAAGGACAACCAATTTCAACGAAAAATTCGCTACGAAAACATGAACTATTCTGTGTGGTTTACTTTCACAACTTTCTTGTAACAGAAACATAAAACTTGCTGGATATAGTTTTAAGCAAGTGATTGCCATGTAAAAGGCTGCA
The window above is part of the Solanum pennellii chromosome 5, SPENNV200 genome. Proteins encoded here:
- the LOC107020736 gene encoding uncharacterized protein At1g10890, whose product is MGRSISRSPSYSRRSRSPVSRRRSTRRSRRERSRSPYSSRRKSRSGTPHRRRSRSPATRRKRSRSPTTRRHRRRRSHSSSESPIAKSRSPSLTSTERKSAAEKLKKEEEEKKRLQLEAELKQLEEETAKRLEEEIRKRVEEKLSSEEVKLEIERRIEEGHKKLFEDVEIQLEKEKQAALSEARLKEEKARKEREELDKMLEENRRRVQEAQRREALEAQRKEEERLRELELIQRQKEEAALRKKLEEENLMKLSSKNKSRTNSIGL